A single window of Triplophysa rosa linkage group LG2, Trosa_1v2, whole genome shotgun sequence DNA harbors:
- the add2 gene encoding beta-adducin isoform X4: protein MMNTSPTPKGTPVQHSPVDGECLEMEMLQSPQQSTPSSGLKKRVSSLLQSPSFREELDVLIQEQMKKEGSSSSLWALRQIADYMATHGSPVALPVTQSTVTMVTPINDLHGWESSSMVKGERLMRCKLASVHRLLDLYGWAQIANTCLTIRVSKEQEHFLVLPGGLAFGEVTASSLVKVNILGEVVERGSTTLGVDVSAFSLHSAIYSARPDVRCLVHLHTPANAAVSAMKCGLLPLSHEALLVGDVAYYDYNGVMEEEEDRVDLQKSLGPTCKVLVLRNHGIVALGETVEEAFYTIYHIQNACQIQVAALCSAGGEQNLIMLDRSIHRPSATGTVGWAGSTFGPMHKSRLGEHEFEALMRTLDNLGYRTGYAYRFPVLLERSKTRSEVEVPATVTSFSFHEDGVHPHPRFQPHAQRQQQKTRWLNTPNTYQKVNQDQASPGHRTTWLKAEEMTQGSGKGIKIENPNQFVPLFTNPKEVLETRNKIREQNRQDMKTAGPQSQVLASVITDNSPPSPEQVEPKPQATTEPEPPNPFNELTDQELEEYRKEVQRKQHGEDGEEVVNDTGTPPTTSPNKTPASGQSFGTEILSH, encoded by the exons ATGATGAATACCTCCCCCACCCCTAAAGGGACGCCCGTGCAGCACAGTCCCGTGGACGGCGAGTGTTTGGAGATGGAAATGCTCCAGTCTCCCCAGCAGTCGACGCCGTCCAGCGGCCTCAAGAAACGTGTTTCCAGTCTCTTGCAAAGTCCT tcCTTCAGAGAGGAGCTGGATGTGTTGATTCAGGAGCAGATGAAGAAGGAAGGCAGTTCTTCCAGTCTGTGGGCTCTTCGACAGATCGCTGACTACATGGCTACTCACGGATCGCCCGTCGCTCTGCCTGTCACCCAATCCA CCGTTACCATGGTGACCCCCATTAATGATCTGCACGGATGGGAGTCGAGCTCCATGGTGAAGGGCGAGAGACTGATGCGCTGTAAGCTAGCTAGTGTGCATCGCCTGCTGGATCTATACGGCTGGGCCCAGATTGCCAACACATGTCTCACA ATACGCGTTAGTAAAGAGCAGGAGCATTTCCTGGTGCTGCCGGGCGGTCTGGCCTTCGGGGAGGTGACTGCCTCCAGTCTG GTAAAGGTGAATATTCTTGGCGAGGTGGTCGAGAGAGGCAGCACAACACTAGGTGTGGATGTGTCTGCGTTCAGCCTGCATTCTGCGATCTACTCTGCAAGACCAGACGTCCGATGTCTGGTGCATCTTCACACTCCGGCCAACGCTGCA GTATCAGCCATGAAGTGTGGCCTCCTACCACTATCCCATGAGGCCTTGCTGGTGGGTGACGTTGCTTATTATGACTATAATGGTGTAATGGAGGAAGAAGAAGACCGAGTTGATCTTCAGAAGAGCCTGGGGCCTACATGCAAG GTATTGGTTTTAAGGAACCATGGTATTGTGGCTCTGGGAGAAACTGTGGAAGAGGCCTTTTACACAATTTACCACATTCAGAACGCCTGTCAAATACAG GTGGCAGCACTGTGCAGCGCCGGAGGGGAGCAAAACCTCATCATGCTGGACCGCAGCATTCACCGGCCCTCTGCTACTGGCACTGTGGGCTGGGCCGGATCCACCTTCGGCCCGATGCACAAAAGCAGGCTGGGAGAACATGAGTTTGAAGCATTAATGAGGACGTTGGACAATCTG GGTTACCGTACCGGATATGCCTACCGTTTCCCAGTTCTGCTGGAACGCTCTAAAACCAGAAGCGAGGTGGAGGTTCCTGCTACAGTTACGTCATTTTCCTTCCACGAAGATGGTGTTCATCCACACCCCCGTTTCCAGCCCCACGCGCAGAGACAACAGCAGAAGACTAGATGGCTCAACACCCCAAATACCTATCAGAAAGTCAATCAGGACCAGGCCAGCCCAGGACATCGGACTACG tgGTTAAAGGCAGAAGAAATGACCCAGGGAAGTGGAAAAGGAATTAAGATAGAAAATCCTAACCAGTTTGTCCCACTATTCACTAACCCAAAAGAGGTGCTGGAGACTAGAAATAAG ATAAGGGAACAGAATCGTCAGGACATGAAAACAGCCGGACCACAGTCTCAGGTGTTAGCCAGTGTCATAACAGACAACAGTCCACCG TCTCCAGAGCAAGTGGAGCCCAAACCCCAAGCCACAACGGAACCAGAGCCTCCGAATCCTTTCAACGAGCTGACGGATCAGGAGCTGGAGGAGTACCGTAAGGAGGTGCAGCGCAAACAACACGGAGAGGACG GTGAGGAGGTGGTGAATGATACGGGGACTCCCCCGACTACCTCCCCCAATAAGACCCCAGCATCAG GACAATCGTTCGGTACTGAGATCTTGTCTCACTA A
- the snrnp27 gene encoding U4/U6.U5 small nuclear ribonucleoprotein 27 kDa protein: protein MGRSRSRTPPRRERRRSRSSSRDRERRRRERERSRSRDRDRRRSRSRSPHRRRSRSPRRRSSSLSPLRQKDRREDDRKEVKEKHAKVHQISAEDMEGKTEEEIEMMKTMGFGSFDTSKGKRKEGSIGAFAVNVSQKRKYRQYMNRKGGFNRPLDFIA, encoded by the exons ATGGGGAGGAGTAGGAGCCGAACACCACCACGGCGAG AGAGACGCCGTTCACGCTCTTCCTCCCGAGATCGCGAGCGCAGGCGCAGGGAGCGTGAGAGGTCTCGGTCGCGCGATAGAGACAGACGGAGGTCGCGCTCGCGCTCCCCCCACAGACGCAGATCCAG atCTCCACGGCGCCGCTCCTCCTCCTTATCTCCATTGCGGCAGAAGGACAGAAGAGAGGATGACAGGAAAGAAGTTAAGGAGAAGCATGCCAAGGTCCATCAGATATCAG CTGAGGATATGGAGGGGAAAACAGAGGAGGAAATAGAGATGATGAAAACGATGGGGTTTGGATCCTTTGACACCTCAAAG ggcaaGAGGAAAGAAGGTTCAATCGGTGCGTTTGCAGTCAATGTGTCTCAGAAGAGAAAATACAG GCAATACATGAACAGGAAAGGTGGTTTCAACAGACCTTTGGATTTCATTGCTTGA
- the add2 gene encoding beta-adducin isoform X1 has translation MMNTSPTPKGTPVQHSPVDGECLEMEMLQSPQQSTPSSGLKKRVSSLLQSPSFREELDVLIQEQMKKEGSSSSLWALRQIADYMATHGSPVALPVTQSTVTMVTPINDLHGWESSSMVKGERLMRCKLASVHRLLDLYGWAQIANTCLTIRVSKEQEHFLVLPGGLAFGEVTASSLVKVNILGEVVERGSTTLGVDVSAFSLHSAIYSARPDVRCLVHLHTPANAAVSAMKCGLLPLSHEALLVGDVAYYDYNGVMEEEEDRVDLQKSLGPTCKVLVLRNHGIVALGETVEEAFYTIYHIQNACQIQVAALCSAGGEQNLIMLDRSIHRPSATGTVGWAGSTFGPMHKSRLGEHEFEALMRTLDNLGYRTGYAYRFPVLLERSKTRSEVEVPATVTSFSFHEDGVHPHPRFQPHAQRQQQKTRWLNTPNTYQKVNQDQASPGHRTTWLKAEEMTQGSGKGIKIENPNQFVPLFTNPKEVLETRNKIREQNRQDMKTAGPQSQVLASVITDNSPPSPEQVEPKPQATTEPEPPNPFNELTDQELEEYRKEVQRKQHGEDGEEVVNDTGTPPTTSPNKTPASDGQTTDVVQDDEGDEKKLEELEKEMKALTTTDTSETTPLTPPTAPPNKPVGNTPEGSPSKSPSKKKKKFKAPCFLKKNKKQKEKVET, from the exons ATGATGAATACCTCCCCCACCCCTAAAGGGACGCCCGTGCAGCACAGTCCCGTGGACGGCGAGTGTTTGGAGATGGAAATGCTCCAGTCTCCCCAGCAGTCGACGCCGTCCAGCGGCCTCAAGAAACGTGTTTCCAGTCTCTTGCAAAGTCCT tcCTTCAGAGAGGAGCTGGATGTGTTGATTCAGGAGCAGATGAAGAAGGAAGGCAGTTCTTCCAGTCTGTGGGCTCTTCGACAGATCGCTGACTACATGGCTACTCACGGATCGCCCGTCGCTCTGCCTGTCACCCAATCCA CCGTTACCATGGTGACCCCCATTAATGATCTGCACGGATGGGAGTCGAGCTCCATGGTGAAGGGCGAGAGACTGATGCGCTGTAAGCTAGCTAGTGTGCATCGCCTGCTGGATCTATACGGCTGGGCCCAGATTGCCAACACATGTCTCACA ATACGCGTTAGTAAAGAGCAGGAGCATTTCCTGGTGCTGCCGGGCGGTCTGGCCTTCGGGGAGGTGACTGCCTCCAGTCTG GTAAAGGTGAATATTCTTGGCGAGGTGGTCGAGAGAGGCAGCACAACACTAGGTGTGGATGTGTCTGCGTTCAGCCTGCATTCTGCGATCTACTCTGCAAGACCAGACGTCCGATGTCTGGTGCATCTTCACACTCCGGCCAACGCTGCA GTATCAGCCATGAAGTGTGGCCTCCTACCACTATCCCATGAGGCCTTGCTGGTGGGTGACGTTGCTTATTATGACTATAATGGTGTAATGGAGGAAGAAGAAGACCGAGTTGATCTTCAGAAGAGCCTGGGGCCTACATGCAAG GTATTGGTTTTAAGGAACCATGGTATTGTGGCTCTGGGAGAAACTGTGGAAGAGGCCTTTTACACAATTTACCACATTCAGAACGCCTGTCAAATACAG GTGGCAGCACTGTGCAGCGCCGGAGGGGAGCAAAACCTCATCATGCTGGACCGCAGCATTCACCGGCCCTCTGCTACTGGCACTGTGGGCTGGGCCGGATCCACCTTCGGCCCGATGCACAAAAGCAGGCTGGGAGAACATGAGTTTGAAGCATTAATGAGGACGTTGGACAATCTG GGTTACCGTACCGGATATGCCTACCGTTTCCCAGTTCTGCTGGAACGCTCTAAAACCAGAAGCGAGGTGGAGGTTCCTGCTACAGTTACGTCATTTTCCTTCCACGAAGATGGTGTTCATCCACACCCCCGTTTCCAGCCCCACGCGCAGAGACAACAGCAGAAGACTAGATGGCTCAACACCCCAAATACCTATCAGAAAGTCAATCAGGACCAGGCCAGCCCAGGACATCGGACTACG tgGTTAAAGGCAGAAGAAATGACCCAGGGAAGTGGAAAAGGAATTAAGATAGAAAATCCTAACCAGTTTGTCCCACTATTCACTAACCCAAAAGAGGTGCTGGAGACTAGAAATAAG ATAAGGGAACAGAATCGTCAGGACATGAAAACAGCCGGACCACAGTCTCAGGTGTTAGCCAGTGTCATAACAGACAACAGTCCACCG TCTCCAGAGCAAGTGGAGCCCAAACCCCAAGCCACAACGGAACCAGAGCCTCCGAATCCTTTCAACGAGCTGACGGATCAGGAGCTGGAGGAGTACCGTAAGGAGGTGCAGCGCAAACAACACGGAGAGGACG GTGAGGAGGTGGTGAATGATACGGGGACTCCCCCGACTACCTCCCCCAATAAGACCCCAGCATCAG ATGGACAAACCACCGATGTTGTGCAGGACGATGAAGGTGACGAGAAGAAACTGGAGGAGCTAGAAAAAGAAATGAAGGCCCTGACGACCACTGACACTTCAGAAACCACACCCTTGACACCGCCCACTGCTCCGCCCAACAAACCTGTGGGCAACACCCCAGAGGGCTCGCCTTCCAAATCCCCctcaaagaaaaagaagaaattcAAGGCCCCTTGTTTcctaaagaaaaacaagaaacagaaagagaaagtaGAAACTTGA
- the add2 gene encoding beta-adducin isoform X3 → MMNTSPTPKGTPVQHSPVDGECLEMEMLQSPQQSTPSSGLKKRVSSLLQSPSFREELDVLIQEQMKKEGSSSSLWALRQIADYMATHGSPVALPVTQSTVTMVTPINDLHGWESSSMVKGERLMRCKLASVHRLLDLYGWAQIANTCLTIRVSKEQEHFLVLPGGLAFGEVTASSLVKVNILGEVVERGSTTLGVDVSAFSLHSAIYSARPDVRCLVHLHTPANAAVSAMKCGLLPLSHEALLVGDVAYYDYNGVMEEEEDRVDLQKSLGPTCKVLVLRNHGIVALGETVEEAFYTIYHIQNACQIQVAALCSAGGEQNLIMLDRSIHRPSATGTVGWAGSTFGPMHKSRLGEHEFEALMRTLDNLGYRTGYAYRFPVLLERSKTRSEVEVPATVTSFSFHEDGVHPHPRFQPHAQRQQQKTRWLNTPNTYQKVNQDQASPGHRTTIREQNRQDMKTAGPQSQVLASVITDNSPPSPEQVEPKPQATTEPEPPNPFNELTDQELEEYRKEVQRKQHGEDGEEVVNDTGTPPTTSPNKTPASDGQTTDVVQDDEGDEKKLEELEKEMKALTTTDTSETTPLTPPTAPPNKPVGNTPEGSPSKSPSKKKKKFKAPCFLKKNKKQKEKVET, encoded by the exons ATGATGAATACCTCCCCCACCCCTAAAGGGACGCCCGTGCAGCACAGTCCCGTGGACGGCGAGTGTTTGGAGATGGAAATGCTCCAGTCTCCCCAGCAGTCGACGCCGTCCAGCGGCCTCAAGAAACGTGTTTCCAGTCTCTTGCAAAGTCCT tcCTTCAGAGAGGAGCTGGATGTGTTGATTCAGGAGCAGATGAAGAAGGAAGGCAGTTCTTCCAGTCTGTGGGCTCTTCGACAGATCGCTGACTACATGGCTACTCACGGATCGCCCGTCGCTCTGCCTGTCACCCAATCCA CCGTTACCATGGTGACCCCCATTAATGATCTGCACGGATGGGAGTCGAGCTCCATGGTGAAGGGCGAGAGACTGATGCGCTGTAAGCTAGCTAGTGTGCATCGCCTGCTGGATCTATACGGCTGGGCCCAGATTGCCAACACATGTCTCACA ATACGCGTTAGTAAAGAGCAGGAGCATTTCCTGGTGCTGCCGGGCGGTCTGGCCTTCGGGGAGGTGACTGCCTCCAGTCTG GTAAAGGTGAATATTCTTGGCGAGGTGGTCGAGAGAGGCAGCACAACACTAGGTGTGGATGTGTCTGCGTTCAGCCTGCATTCTGCGATCTACTCTGCAAGACCAGACGTCCGATGTCTGGTGCATCTTCACACTCCGGCCAACGCTGCA GTATCAGCCATGAAGTGTGGCCTCCTACCACTATCCCATGAGGCCTTGCTGGTGGGTGACGTTGCTTATTATGACTATAATGGTGTAATGGAGGAAGAAGAAGACCGAGTTGATCTTCAGAAGAGCCTGGGGCCTACATGCAAG GTATTGGTTTTAAGGAACCATGGTATTGTGGCTCTGGGAGAAACTGTGGAAGAGGCCTTTTACACAATTTACCACATTCAGAACGCCTGTCAAATACAG GTGGCAGCACTGTGCAGCGCCGGAGGGGAGCAAAACCTCATCATGCTGGACCGCAGCATTCACCGGCCCTCTGCTACTGGCACTGTGGGCTGGGCCGGATCCACCTTCGGCCCGATGCACAAAAGCAGGCTGGGAGAACATGAGTTTGAAGCATTAATGAGGACGTTGGACAATCTG GGTTACCGTACCGGATATGCCTACCGTTTCCCAGTTCTGCTGGAACGCTCTAAAACCAGAAGCGAGGTGGAGGTTCCTGCTACAGTTACGTCATTTTCCTTCCACGAAGATGGTGTTCATCCACACCCCCGTTTCCAGCCCCACGCGCAGAGACAACAGCAGAAGACTAGATGGCTCAACACCCCAAATACCTATCAGAAAGTCAATCAGGACCAGGCCAGCCCAGGACATCGGACTACG ATAAGGGAACAGAATCGTCAGGACATGAAAACAGCCGGACCACAGTCTCAGGTGTTAGCCAGTGTCATAACAGACAACAGTCCACCG TCTCCAGAGCAAGTGGAGCCCAAACCCCAAGCCACAACGGAACCAGAGCCTCCGAATCCTTTCAACGAGCTGACGGATCAGGAGCTGGAGGAGTACCGTAAGGAGGTGCAGCGCAAACAACACGGAGAGGACG GTGAGGAGGTGGTGAATGATACGGGGACTCCCCCGACTACCTCCCCCAATAAGACCCCAGCATCAG ATGGACAAACCACCGATGTTGTGCAGGACGATGAAGGTGACGAGAAGAAACTGGAGGAGCTAGAAAAAGAAATGAAGGCCCTGACGACCACTGACACTTCAGAAACCACACCCTTGACACCGCCCACTGCTCCGCCCAACAAACCTGTGGGCAACACCCCAGAGGGCTCGCCTTCCAAATCCCCctcaaagaaaaagaagaaattcAAGGCCCCTTGTTTcctaaagaaaaacaagaaacagaaagagaaagtaGAAACTTGA
- the add2 gene encoding beta-adducin isoform X2, producing MMNTSPTPKGTPVQHSPVDGECLEMEMLQSPQQSTPSSGLKKRVSSLLQSPSFREELDVLIQEQMKKEGSSSSLWALRQIADYMATHGSPVALPVTQSTVTMVTPINDLHGWESSSMVKGERLMRCKLASVHRLLDLYGWAQIANTCLTIRVSKEQEHFLVLPGGLAFGEVTASSLVKVNILGEVVERGSTTLGVDVSAFSLHSAIYSARPDVRCLVHLHTPANAAVSAMKCGLLPLSHEALLVGDVAYYDYNGVMEEEEDRVDLQKSLGPTCKVLVLRNHGIVALGETVEEAFYTIYHIQNACQIQVAALCSAGGEQNLIMLDRSIHRPSATGTVGWAGSTFGPMHKSRLGEHEFEALMRTLDNLGYRTGYAYRFPVLLERSKTRSEVEVPATVTSFSFHEDGVHPHPRFQPHAQRQQQKTRWLNTPNTYQKVNQDQASPGHRTTWLKAEEMTQGSGKGIKIENPNQFVPLFTNPKEVLETRNKIREQNRQDMKTAGPQSQVLASVITDNSPPSPEQVEPKPQATTEPEPPNPFNELTDQELEEYRKEVQRKQHGEDDGQTTDVVQDDEGDEKKLEELEKEMKALTTTDTSETTPLTPPTAPPNKPVGNTPEGSPSKSPSKKKKKFKAPCFLKKNKKQKEKVET from the exons ATGATGAATACCTCCCCCACCCCTAAAGGGACGCCCGTGCAGCACAGTCCCGTGGACGGCGAGTGTTTGGAGATGGAAATGCTCCAGTCTCCCCAGCAGTCGACGCCGTCCAGCGGCCTCAAGAAACGTGTTTCCAGTCTCTTGCAAAGTCCT tcCTTCAGAGAGGAGCTGGATGTGTTGATTCAGGAGCAGATGAAGAAGGAAGGCAGTTCTTCCAGTCTGTGGGCTCTTCGACAGATCGCTGACTACATGGCTACTCACGGATCGCCCGTCGCTCTGCCTGTCACCCAATCCA CCGTTACCATGGTGACCCCCATTAATGATCTGCACGGATGGGAGTCGAGCTCCATGGTGAAGGGCGAGAGACTGATGCGCTGTAAGCTAGCTAGTGTGCATCGCCTGCTGGATCTATACGGCTGGGCCCAGATTGCCAACACATGTCTCACA ATACGCGTTAGTAAAGAGCAGGAGCATTTCCTGGTGCTGCCGGGCGGTCTGGCCTTCGGGGAGGTGACTGCCTCCAGTCTG GTAAAGGTGAATATTCTTGGCGAGGTGGTCGAGAGAGGCAGCACAACACTAGGTGTGGATGTGTCTGCGTTCAGCCTGCATTCTGCGATCTACTCTGCAAGACCAGACGTCCGATGTCTGGTGCATCTTCACACTCCGGCCAACGCTGCA GTATCAGCCATGAAGTGTGGCCTCCTACCACTATCCCATGAGGCCTTGCTGGTGGGTGACGTTGCTTATTATGACTATAATGGTGTAATGGAGGAAGAAGAAGACCGAGTTGATCTTCAGAAGAGCCTGGGGCCTACATGCAAG GTATTGGTTTTAAGGAACCATGGTATTGTGGCTCTGGGAGAAACTGTGGAAGAGGCCTTTTACACAATTTACCACATTCAGAACGCCTGTCAAATACAG GTGGCAGCACTGTGCAGCGCCGGAGGGGAGCAAAACCTCATCATGCTGGACCGCAGCATTCACCGGCCCTCTGCTACTGGCACTGTGGGCTGGGCCGGATCCACCTTCGGCCCGATGCACAAAAGCAGGCTGGGAGAACATGAGTTTGAAGCATTAATGAGGACGTTGGACAATCTG GGTTACCGTACCGGATATGCCTACCGTTTCCCAGTTCTGCTGGAACGCTCTAAAACCAGAAGCGAGGTGGAGGTTCCTGCTACAGTTACGTCATTTTCCTTCCACGAAGATGGTGTTCATCCACACCCCCGTTTCCAGCCCCACGCGCAGAGACAACAGCAGAAGACTAGATGGCTCAACACCCCAAATACCTATCAGAAAGTCAATCAGGACCAGGCCAGCCCAGGACATCGGACTACG tgGTTAAAGGCAGAAGAAATGACCCAGGGAAGTGGAAAAGGAATTAAGATAGAAAATCCTAACCAGTTTGTCCCACTATTCACTAACCCAAAAGAGGTGCTGGAGACTAGAAATAAG ATAAGGGAACAGAATCGTCAGGACATGAAAACAGCCGGACCACAGTCTCAGGTGTTAGCCAGTGTCATAACAGACAACAGTCCACCG TCTCCAGAGCAAGTGGAGCCCAAACCCCAAGCCACAACGGAACCAGAGCCTCCGAATCCTTTCAACGAGCTGACGGATCAGGAGCTGGAGGAGTACCGTAAGGAGGTGCAGCGCAAACAACACGGAGAGGACG ATGGACAAACCACCGATGTTGTGCAGGACGATGAAGGTGACGAGAAGAAACTGGAGGAGCTAGAAAAAGAAATGAAGGCCCTGACGACCACTGACACTTCAGAAACCACACCCTTGACACCGCCCACTGCTCCGCCCAACAAACCTGTGGGCAACACCCCAGAGGGCTCGCCTTCCAAATCCCCctcaaagaaaaagaagaaattcAAGGCCCCTTGTTTcctaaagaaaaacaagaaacagaaagagaaagtaGAAACTTGA